From one Lycium ferocissimum isolate CSIRO_LF1 chromosome 7, AGI_CSIRO_Lferr_CH_V1, whole genome shotgun sequence genomic stretch:
- the LOC132063378 gene encoding probable aspartic proteinase GIP2, whose product MASSSSCLHAILLCSLLFITSTIAQNQTSFRPKGLILPVTKDASTLQYLTQINQRTPLVPVSLTLDLGGQFLWVDCDQGYVSSSYKPARCRSAQCSLAEASSCGECFSPPRPGCNNNTCGLFPDNTVTRTATSGELASDIVSVQSSNGKNPGRNVSDKDFLFVCGATFLLQGLASGVKGMAGLGRTRISLPSQFSAEFSFPRKFAVCLSSSTNSKGVVLFGDGPYFFLPNREFSNNDFQYTPLFINPVSTASAFSSGQPSSEYFIGVKSIKINQKVVPINTTLLSIDNQGVGGTKISTVNPYTVLETSIYNAVINFFVKELANVTRVLPVAPFGACFDSRNISSTRVGPGVPSIDLVLQNENVFWRIFGANSMVQVSENVLCLGFVDGGVNARTSIVIGGHTIENNLLQFDIARSRLGFTSSILFRQTTCANFNFTSIA is encoded by the coding sequence ATGGCTTCTTCATCTTCATGTTTACATGCCATTCTCTTGTGCTCTCTTCTTTTTATTACTTCAACCATAGCCCAAAACCAAACTTCTTTCCGTCCCAAAGGCCTAATTCTCCCCGTCACAAAAGATGCTTCGACTCTCCAATACCTTACACAAATTAACCAAAGAACACCTCTTGTTCCTGTAAGTCTAACTCTTGATCTTGGTGGCCAATTTTTGTGGGTTGATTGTGACCAAGGTTACGTCTCCTCCTCGTATAAACCAGCCAGGTGTCGCTCCGCCCAGTGCTCACTGGCTGAAGCTTCCAGTTGTGGAGAATGTTTTTCTCCACCTAGACCTGGTTGCAATAATAACACGTGTGGTCTATTTCCTGATAACACAGTTACTAGAACCGCTACTAGTGGGGAGTTAGCTTCTGATATTGTATCAGTACAATCTTCTAATGGAAAAAATCCTGGCAGGAATGTAAGCGATAAAGATTTTCTCTTTGTTTGTGGCGCTACATTTCTTTTGCAAGGTCTTGCTAGTGGTGTAAAGGGGATGGCTGGTCTTGGAAGAACAAGAATATCTCTTCCTTCTCAATTCTCAGCTGAATTTAGCTTCCCTAGAAAATTTGCTGTTTGTTTGAGCTCTTCAACCAATTCTAAGGGTGTTGTTCTTTTTGGAGATGGTCCTTATTTTTTCCTTCCTAATAGGGAATTCTCAAACAATGATTTTCAATACACTCCACTTTTCATCAATCCAGTTAGCACAGCCTCAGCTTTTTCGTCAGGACAACCATCTTCTGAATACTTCATTGGAGTAAAATCTATTAAGATTAACCAAAAGGTTGTCCCAATAAACACAACTTTGTTGTCAATTGACAATCAAGGTGTTGGTGGAACTAAAATTAGCACAGTGAATCCTTACACAGTCTTGGAGACTTCAATATACAATGCTGTTATAAATTTCTTTGTCAAGGAACTTGCTAATGTCACAAGGGTTTTACCCGTGGCACCATTCGGGGCTTGTTTTGACTCAAGAAACATTTCGAGTACAAGAGTTGGACCAGGTGTGCCATCCATTGATCTTGTTTTGcaaaatgagaatgttttttGGAGGATTTTTGGAGCAAACTCAATGGTACAAGTTAGTGAAAATGTTTTGTGTCTTGGGTTTGTGGATGGTGGTGTTAATGCAAGAACTTCTATTGTGATTGGAGGACACACAATTGAAAACAATCTTTTGCAGTTTGATATTGCAAGATCAAGATTGGGATTCACATCTTCAATCCTTTTCCGACAAACTACATGTGCCAATTTTAACTTCACTTCAATTGCTTAG
- the LOC132063379 gene encoding probable aspartic proteinase GIP2 — protein sequence MPSLLHFFPFFFLVSFCVSHGPFLPKAIILPVNKDPSTFQYVTQVYMSTHLSPIKLVVDLGGSFLWTDCVSSSQKIVPCSSLKCSMAKPNGCTNNKICGVQPENPYTKVVSLGELAEDMFAVEFIDELKTGSIASIHQFLFSCASTNMLQGLARGAKGMLGLGNSRIALPSQLSDTFGFQRKFAICLSSSYGAIISGESPYLSLLGHDVSRSMLYTPLISSNGVSEEYYINVKAIKISGKKLSLNTSLFAMDEEGYGGTKISTISPFTTMKSSIYQTFVEAYEKFAISMELTKVEPMAPFGLCFSTKGVDVTKVGPNVPTIDLVLQSEMVKWRIYGRNSMVKISDEVMCLGFLDGGVSQKASIVIGGYQLEDNLLEFNLGTSMLGFTSSLSMAETSCSDFMFSKDSAFDS from the coding sequence ATgccttcacttcttcacttctttcctttctttttcttggtttcTTTCTGTGTTTCTCATGGACCCTTTTTACCTAAGGCCATTATTCTTCCTGTTAACAAAGACCCCTCAACTTTTCAATATGTTACACAAGTCTATATGAGTACTCATCTTTCTCCCATCAAATTAGTTGTAGATCTTGGTGGTTCATTTCTATGGACTGATTGTGTATCTTCAAGTCAGAAAATTGTACCTTGTAGTTCATTAAAATGCTCTATGGCTAAGCCTAATGGTTGCACTAATAACAAGATTTGTGGTGTGCAACCAGAAAATCCCTATACAAAAGTGGTCTCACTGGGGGAATTAGCAGAGGATATGTTTGCTGTGGAATTTATAGATGAGTTAAAAACAGGTTCAATTGCTTCAATCCATCaattcttgttttcttgtgcaTCAACTAATATGTTACAAGGTCTTGCTAGAGGTGCTAAAGGTATGTTAGGTCTTGGGAATTCAAGAATTGCATTGCCATCACAGTTGTCTGATACATTTGGTTTCCAAAGGAAATTTGCTATTTGTTTGTCTTCTTCATATGGTGCTATAATTTCTGGTGAAAGTCCTTACTTGTCACTTTTGGGTCATGATGTTTCAAGATCTATGCTTTACACCCCTTTGATTTCCTCAAATGGTGTTTCTGAAGAGTATTATATCAATGTGAAAGCCATCAAAATTAGTGGCAAGAAATTGTCTTTAAATACATCTTTGTTTGCAATGGATGAAGAAGGTTATGGAGGGACAAAGATTAGTACAATTTCCCCTTTTACCACTATGAAGAGCTCAATTTATCAAACTTTTGTTGAAGCTTATGAGAAATTTGCTATTTCCATGGAATTGACTAAAGTGGAACCTATGGCACCATTTGGTCTTTGTTTTAGCACAAAGGGGGTAGATGTTACAAAAGTGGGACCAAATGTGCCAACTATTGATCTTGTGTTGCAAAGTGAGATGGTTAAGTGGAGAATTTATGGGAGAAATTCAATGGTTAAAATAAGTGATGAAGTTATGTGTTTGGGGTTTTTGGATGGAGGGGTAAGTCAAAAGGCTTCAATTGTTATAGGGGGTTACCAATTGGAGGATAATCTTTTGGAGTTTAATTTGGGAACTTCTATGCTTGGATTTACATCTTCATTGTCAATGGCAGAAACAAGTTGTTCCGACTTCATGTTCTCAAAGGATTCAGCTTTTGATTCTTGA